In Natronococcus occultus SP4, the following proteins share a genomic window:
- a CDS encoding redoxin domain-containing protein — translation MVDTGDAAPDFTAPLANGDVDSFTLSERLEDEAPIVLAFFPGAFTGVCTDEMCTFQDRLSAFDDVDATVYGVSRDTPFAQNEFREQNDLEFGLISDLNKEIIADYGVEMDFDDMGVYGVAKRSVFVVDADGEITYAWVSDDPGVEPEYAEVEDAAADAA, via the coding sequence ATGGTAGATACCGGAGACGCTGCACCCGACTTTACCGCACCGCTCGCGAACGGGGATGTCGACTCCTTTACGCTCTCTGAGCGCCTCGAGGACGAGGCGCCGATCGTCCTCGCGTTCTTCCCCGGCGCGTTCACGGGCGTCTGCACCGACGAGATGTGTACGTTTCAGGACCGTCTCTCGGCGTTCGACGACGTCGACGCGACGGTGTACGGCGTCAGCCGTGACACCCCGTTCGCCCAGAACGAGTTCCGCGAGCAAAACGACCTCGAGTTCGGCCTCATCAGCGACCTGAACAAGGAGATCATCGCCGACTACGGCGTCGAGATGGACTTCGACGACATGGGCGTCTACGGCGTCGCCAAACGCTCCGTGTTCGTCGTCGACGCCGACGGCGAGATCACCTACGCGTGGGTCAGCGACGATCCCGGCGTCGAACCCGAGTACGCCGAGGTCGAGGACGCCGCTGCCGACGCGGCCTGA